GAAAAGACATTTCCATATTGTAAATAGTTTTGTTCAGTTTTTTGACTATATTAGCACCCTATGAAGTTTATAGAAGGTCCATTGTTTTCATGAACTAACTTTTTTCGCTATCGCTCGTAATTTAAGCATCTACTGGATGCAATTGTTAATGAAATTTCACTTTACCTAATAAAAAACAAGAACTTAAAAAGCATTTCCAAGTTCCAACTACAACTTATGCTTTTCAGATGCTTAAATTTAGAAGGAGACCAATCCTTGCTACATAGATAGCATGTTATTGAGCACCAATGCAGTATCCTGAATATAGAAGTGGAAGAATGCATGACAAAAAATGTCCAAGATCACCATACCTTATACCAGAAACTGTCAAAGAACAGGGGTCAGTAATGGCTTGTCCGAAAAGTGTGCCTCCAAGTTTGCAACCACGAGGTCAGCCATGTCCTTACGAGTCTCCAAAGTGCTAGCTGCCACATGAGGTGATAGGACAACATTATCAAGTCCAGCTAGTAGCACGGGCGCTTCAGGTTCACATTCAAGCACATCAAGCCCTGCTCCTCCCAATCTGCCTTCTGCTAGAGCAGATACCAGCTCAGATTCATCAATATGAGAACCCCTTGCAATGTTGATAACAACTCCATTTGGACCCAATGCAGCTATAACTTCACGGTTGATAATGTGGTGAGTTTCATCAGTTAAGGCACAAGCTACAAGGAGGATCTGACAGTTGGAGGCTAAGTTGATAACACGTGGATAATAGGTGTACGTTGACTCTGGTTTTCGTGAACGTGAATGATAACTGATTGAACATCCAAAAGCTTCAGCTCTTTTGGCAATTGCTGAACCAATTCTCCCTAATCCCACAATACCTACTGATTTGCCACTAAACTGGAAGAAAATTGAAGAGCAAACCAAGATAAGTTCTTTTGGAGAAACAAAACTTAGAAAGGGAAAAGTCAAAGGGTAATATGGTTAGATTTGGATCTGGACCAGCTTAAGTACTCCAAAAGAAGAATATGTTCAAAATACACAAGTTCATCGCGAAAAGCAGGCAATATGGTTGACTCAATTGCATCAGACCAGCTTCAAGTAAGGCATTTGATGAAAACGTGCAGAGGCGGATGTAGCCTATACTCTATGGGTTCAACTAAACCTAGTATTTTAAACACCGAACATAAATGTATATGTGAAAAAgaactaaaatttcaataaacAATAATTTCAAAAGTACAATGAGTTCAACCTAAAAATTTTAACTAAACCTATAaagtgttatgaaat
This DNA window, taken from Nicotiana tabacum cultivar K326 chromosome 4, ASM71507v2, whole genome shotgun sequence, encodes the following:
- the LOC107815352 gene encoding glyoxylate/hydroxypyruvate/pyruvate reductase 2KGR-like, whose protein sequence is MDGIGVLLMRPLSNYLQQELAKRFTLFKYWEIPSESLKLHSDSIRAVVGNGVQGANSALIDSLPRLEIVSSHSSGLDKIDLVKCKERGIRVTSTPDALTNDVADMAILLTLATLRRICEADRFVRNGIWKETDFKLTTKFSGKSVGIVGLGRIGSAIAKRAEAFGCSISYHSRSRKPESTYTYYPRVINLASNCQILLVACALTDETHHIINREVIAALGPNGVVINIARGSHIDESELVSALAEGRLGGAGLDVLECEPEAPVLLAGLDNVVLSPHVAASTLETRKDMADLVVANLEAHFSDKPLLTPVL